GCGTCATCCTGGGCCTGGGCGCGGGCGCCGCCGCCGCCAGCGTCCTCTTCGTCGTCGCCGAGCGCTTCGCCGCCGAGCCCCTGATCCCGCTGCGGCTCTTCCGCGACTCCGTCTTCAACATCAGCGGCCTGGTCGGCCTGGTCATCGGCGTCGCCCTGTTCGGCGCGGCCAGCTATCTGCCGACCTTCCTCCAGATGGTCGACGGCGCCTCGGCCACCGAGTCCGGACTGCTGATGCTGCCCATGATGGGCGGCATCGTGGTGGCGTCGATCGTCTCCGGCCAGCTCATCAGCCACACCGGCCGCTACCGGATGTACCCGCTGCTCGGCAGCGCCCTGTCCGCCGTCGGCATGTGGCTGCTGTCCCGTCTGGAGGTCGACACCTCCCGCGCGGCGTACAGCCTGTGGATGGCCGTCCTCGGCGCCGGGATCGGCCTGGTGATGCCGGTCCTCGTGCTCGCCGTGCAGAACTCCGTGCGCCCCGCCGACCTCGGCACCGCGACCAGCGCCAACAACTACTTCCGGCAGATCGGCGGCAGCGTCGGCGCCGCCGTCTTCGGCACCCTCTTCGCCGGCCGCCTCGCCGACGCCCTGCGCGAGCGCCTGCCCGCGCGCGCGGGCGCCGCCCTCCCCGACCCCGAGTCGATCACCCCCCAGACGGTCCGCGCGCTGCCGCCGGCCCTGCGCGACGCCTACATCCGGGCGTACGCCGACGCCATGCCGCGCATCTTCCTCTATCTGGTCCCGGTGCTCGTCCTCGGCCTGATCATCGCCTTCTTCCTCAAGGAGAAACCGCTGGTGTCCCACAACACCCACGCCCCGGCCGCCTTCGAGACCGAGCCGGTGGCGTACGTCCCCGCCGACGTGCCGCCGGCCCGGGTGCCCCACCCGGTCGGAGTCCCCGTGTGCGGCACGGTGCAGCACGCGGACGGGACCGTCGTGCCGCGCGCGGCCCTCACGCTGATCGACGTCGGCGGCCTCCAGATCGGGCGGGGCGCGAGCGGCGAGGACGGCCGGTACGCGCTGTCCACGCCGGGCAGCGGCTCGTACGTCCTGATCGCCTCGGCCGGCGGCCACCAGCCGCAGGCCGTCTCGGTGACCGTCGGCGAGCGCCCCGTGGAACTCGACGTGGTCCTCGGCGGCGCCGGACGCCTGGCGGGCACCGTGTGCACCGCGGACGGCAGCCCGGTGCGCGAGGCCACCGTCACCCTCACCAATGTGCACGGCGAGGTCGTCGCCAGCACCCGCAGCGGACGCGAGGGCGGCTACGTCATCACGGAGCTGGTCGCGGGGGAGTACACCCTCGCCGCCAGCGCGCCCGCCTTCCGCCCGGCCGCGCTGCCGGTCAGCGTGCAGGCCGCCCGCGAGACCCGCCAGGACGTCGAGCTGGCGGGCGGCGCCGTACTGCGCGGCACCGTACGGGCGAGCGGCGGCCGTGTCGTCGAGGACGCGCGCGTGACGCTGCTCGACGCGGCGGGCAACGTCGTCGACACACTCACCACCGGACCCGACGGAACGTTCCGGTTCGTGGACCTGTCCTCCGGCGAGTACACCGTGATCGCGGCCGGGTACCCGCCGGTCGCCACGGTGCTCCAGGTCGCGGGCGGCGGACGCACCGAACGCGATCTCCAGCTCGGTCACGAGGACTGACCCGTGCCGCCCGTGATCCACAGGTGACCCCCGGGCGGCCCGGGACCCGGCGGCCCGGGACCCGGCGGCCCGGGACCCGACGGCCCGGGACCCGGCGGGCCGGTGCCGCGGCGGCACGGTACCGTCGAGCCCCGGGCCGCCGCCCCGGCGTACGGTGAAGTACCGCCCGGCGGGCCGCAGTTCGCGCCCCCGCGCCGCGCGGCCGACCCGCGTGCGCGCCGACGCGCGGCGGGCGTGCCCGGCGGCGGACGGACGCGCGGTCCGCGACCCAGCGTGTCAGCGGAGCGGCGTATTGTCGCATTGACGTAGTTTGAAGGGGGCGGGGGCCGGTGCGGACCCTACGGGTTGTAGGGTGGCGTCCGCCCCATCGCAAACCCCCCACGGTACAGAGACGAGAGGTGGCCGTGTCGAGCGTCGCGCCCGAGCCGGACGTGAGTGTTGTCGTCATCGTCTACAACGACGAGGAGCGACTTTCCACGGCCGTCGGTTCCGTTCTCGAGCAAACTCTGCGCAATGTCGAGGTGATCATCGCCGACGACTGCTCGACGGACGGCTCCTTCGCTGTCGCGCAGGCGCTCGCCGCGGCCCACCCCGGCAAGGTGCGCGCCATCCGGCTCCCGGAGAACAGCGGCGGCTGCGGCGAGCCCCGCAACCAGGGCGTCAAGGCCGCCCGCGGCCGGTACGTGATGTTCCTGGACAGCGACGACACGCTGGAACGCAACGCGTGCCGCAACATGGTCGAGGCCGCCGACCGCACCGAGGCCGACCTCGTCTCCGGCCTGTGCGTCCGGGTGTACACCGACAACCGGCACGGCAAGCGCGTCGCCTGGTACCCGTGGATGTACCGCACCACCCGCACCCTCGAATCGGTCGCCGAGCTGCCGGACCTGTTCGTCTTCGACACCCTGTCGACCAACAAGTGCTACCGGCGCGGCTTCCTCGTCGACAACGACCTGGCCTTCCCGCGCGGCATCCACTACGAGGACCTGCTGTTCTCCGCCCAGGCGTATCTGGCCGCCCGGCGCATCACCCTGATCCCGAACACGGTCTACCACTGGAACGTGGTCGAGAAGACCGCCGCCAAGTCGATCAGCAACCGGCGCGGCGAGATCAGGAACTTCGCCGACCGGGTCGAGATCCACCGCCGGATCGACGCCCTCCTGGACCGTCAGGGCCAGGAGCGGCTGA
The sequence above is drawn from the Streptomyces sp. SAT1 genome and encodes:
- a CDS encoding MFS transporter, with the protein product MGGITLAQDEPVAARAGTRAATGPHPVAAGPDPAAPPAGADALSPRRVRLVFVGLMLALLLAALDQMIVATALPKVVGELHGLDKMSWAITAYLLTATVGLPVYGKLGDLVGRKGVFQFAIAVFVIGSALAGRAQSMDQLIAYRAVQGLGAGGLMIGVQAIIADIVPPRQRGRFMGLIGAAFGLASVAGPLLGGYFTDHLSWRWCFYVNVPFGLVTLLVVTLVLKLPRPRTRARFDFLGTLLLGAASTCAVLLTSWGGTEYAWGSRVILGLGAGAAAASVLFVVAERFAAEPLIPLRLFRDSVFNISGLVGLVIGVALFGAASYLPTFLQMVDGASATESGLLMLPMMGGIVVASIVSGQLISHTGRYRMYPLLGSALSAVGMWLLSRLEVDTSRAAYSLWMAVLGAGIGLVMPVLVLAVQNSVRPADLGTATSANNYFRQIGGSVGAAVFGTLFAGRLADALRERLPARAGAALPDPESITPQTVRALPPALRDAYIRAYADAMPRIFLYLVPVLVLGLIIAFFLKEKPLVSHNTHAPAAFETEPVAYVPADVPPARVPHPVGVPVCGTVQHADGTVVPRAALTLIDVGGLQIGRGASGEDGRYALSTPGSGSYVLIASAGGHQPQAVSVTVGERPVELDVVLGGAGRLAGTVCTADGSPVREATVTLTNVHGEVVASTRSGREGGYVITELVAGEYTLAASAPAFRPAALPVSVQAARETRQDVELAGGAVLRGTVRASGGRVVEDARVTLLDAAGNVVDTLTTGPDGTFRFVDLSSGEYTVIAAGYPPVATVLQVAGGGRTERDLQLGHED